The genomic segment GCAAAGTATCATGGAAACAAAGCTCACAATAAGGAGAAAAAACTAACCCAGAACCAATATAGATGTTAGAATAAACAGGCAGGATCATTAGTTACTATAACTGTATTTCATATgttcaaaagttaaatatagaggctactttttaaaagtttaataaaatttaataaaataatttagttttcaGTATCAAATAGCTTTATCTGtcacatattataataaaatgaccTCATTGTTATTTGGCTTTACCTTTTTTACTCATATTtacagaaaatcttgaaagaataGATCAggcatgaaaataatttcaagtgtCATTTCATTTACAGGTCTGCATTACATTTACTGAAtttggaaaaatgcaaaatatttgtaACTTTCTTGTTGAAAAGCTAGATAGCTCTGTTGTTATTAGCCAACCCCAGTTCTATCATACTCCAGGTTCTGTTGAGAATCTTCGGTAAGTTAAGTATATCTTTACCTAAATTATCAACTAATTAAACAAAACTATTCAGTGCTAGAGTTTATTGAATGTCATATTAATAATCTCTGCATTTAATCCCTAAGATGCCAAGCCTGTCTTGTTGCTGTTGAGAACGCATGGCGCAAAGCTCAAGAAGTCTGTAACCTTGTTGGCCAAACTCTAGGAAAACCTTTATTAATCAAAGAAGAAGAAACGAAAGAATGGGAAGGCCAAATAGATGATCTCCAGTCATCCAGACTCTCAAGTTCATTAACTGTCcaacaaaaaatcaaaagtgCGACAATACATGCTGCTTCAAAAGTATTTATAACTTTTGAagtaaaagggaaagagaagaaaagaaaaaacctctgAAATTCCAACCGAAatgtttgtataattttatttttatactttttatgtttgtttttgt from the Canis lupus dingo isolate Sandy chromosome 12, ASM325472v2, whole genome shotgun sequence genome contains:
- the IRAK1BP1 gene encoding interleukin-1 receptor-associated kinase 1-binding protein 1 isoform X3, translated to MSLQRTPQSRVFVELVPWADRGRENNAVSGGEALPGLRRPGPTAQAQSATREVHVSGTAEVSASPDRAQVAVLVSSTKEAEAEAKKSVCRRLDYITQSLRQQGLQVCITFTEFGKMQNICNFLVEKLDSSVVISQPQFYHTPGSVENLRCQACLVAVENAWRKAQEVCNLVGQTLGKPLLIKEEETKEWEGQIDDLQSSRLSSSLTVQQKIKSATIHAASKVFITFEVKGKEKKRKNL
- the IRAK1BP1 gene encoding interleukin-1 receptor-associated kinase 1-binding protein 1 isoform X2, coding for MSLQRTPQSRVFVELVPWADRGRENNAVSGGEALPGLRRPGPTAQAQSATREVHVSGTAEVSASPDRAQVAVLVSSTKEAEAEAKKSVCRRLDYITQSLRQQGLQAENVTVTKDFRRVENAYHMEAEVCITFTEFGKMQNICNFLVEKLDSSVVISQPQFYHTPGSVENLRCQACLVAVENAWRKAQEVCNLVGQTLGKPLLIKEEETKEWEGQIDDLQSSRLSSSLTVQQKIKSATIHAASKVFITFEVKGKEKKRKNL